Proteins encoded within one genomic window of Acidiferrobacter thiooxydans:
- the atpG gene encoding F0F1 ATP synthase subunit gamma — MARGKEIRNKIRSVQSTQKITRAMQMVAAAKMRKAQERMRATRPYAEGLVAIMRHIRAAHPEYRHPLLAVRPVRRAAVLVVTSDRGLAGALNVNVLRVAVGQLKEWEEAGIQGEVAVLGNKGAAYFRRLRAPVVAQLAPLGDRPTLQSIIGVVKVLVDAYREERLDRIALVYSRFENTMSQVAVIEDLLPLPEPGPDVNRHRWDYLYEPEAQDVLSDILTRYVETRVHGVVIENLASEQAARMVAMRAATDNAGRLIGDLKLAYNKARQAAITQEIAEIVSGASAV, encoded by the coding sequence ATGGCGCGCGGAAAGGAGATCCGGAACAAGATCCGCAGCGTGCAGAGCACGCAGAAGATCACCCGCGCCATGCAGATGGTGGCGGCCGCCAAGATGCGCAAGGCCCAGGAACGCATGCGCGCGACGCGCCCGTATGCCGAGGGTCTGGTGGCCATCATGCGCCATATCCGTGCCGCGCACCCCGAGTATCGCCATCCGCTGCTGGCCGTGCGGCCGGTCCGACGCGCGGCCGTGCTGGTCGTGACCTCCGATCGCGGTCTTGCCGGGGCGCTCAACGTCAATGTCCTGCGCGTCGCCGTGGGCCAGCTGAAGGAATGGGAGGAGGCGGGTATTCAGGGTGAGGTCGCGGTGTTGGGCAACAAGGGCGCGGCGTATTTTCGTAGACTCCGGGCCCCTGTGGTGGCCCAGCTCGCGCCGCTCGGAGACCGCCCAACCCTGCAGTCGATCATAGGGGTGGTCAAGGTCCTCGTCGACGCCTACCGCGAGGAGCGTCTTGACCGCATCGCGCTCGTCTACAGCCGCTTCGAGAACACCATGAGTCAGGTGGCGGTGATCGAGGACCTGCTGCCGCTGCCGGAGCCTGGACCGGACGTCAACCGGCACCGCTGGGACTACCTCTATGAGCCGGAGGCCCAGGATGTCCTGTCCGACATCCTGACGCGTTATGTCGAGACGCGTGTCCACGGGGTCGTGATCGAGAATCTCGCGAGCGAACAGGCGGCGCGCATGGTGGCCATGCGCGCCGCGACCGACAACGCCGGACGTTTGATCGGCGATCTGAAATTGGCCTACAACAAGGCGCGCCAGGCGGCGATCACGCAGGAAATCGCAGAGATCGTAAGCGGCGCGTCGGCGGTCTAG
- the atpA gene encoding F0F1 ATP synthase subunit alpha, translating into MALKPSEISELIKRRIEDLSPPAPALTGTIMSLSDGIARVYGLADVMQGEMLEFPGNTFGLALNLERDAVGAVILGDYEHLTEGDVVKGTGRILEVPVGPELLGRVVDALGRPLDARGEIAAKATSPVEKIAPGVVARRSVTQPLQTGIKAIDAMVPIGRGQRELIIGDRQTGKTALAIDAIIAQRGTGVTCIYVAVGQKASSVAAVVQRLKETGAIEHTIVVAATAADSAAMQYLAPYTGCAMGEYFRDRGQDALIVYDDLTKQAWAYRQISLLLRRPPGREAYPGDVFYLHSRLLERAARVNEEYVERQSGVKGRTGSLTALPIIETQAGDVSAFVPTNVISITDGQIFLETDLFNSGVRPAINAGLSVSRVGGAAQTKIMRKLGGGVRLALAQYRELAAFAQFASDLDPATRKQIDRGRRVTELMKQAQYQPLSVADMALSLLAANSGALDDLPVEKVIPFDSALRAAAHAAHDAALKGINESGDYNEDVIAALTGFIQQFKAQGAY; encoded by the coding sequence ATGGCCTTGAAACCCAGCGAGATCTCGGAGCTCATCAAGCGGAGAATCGAAGACCTCTCTCCTCCGGCCCCGGCGTTGACCGGCACGATCATGAGCCTGAGCGATGGCATCGCGCGCGTCTATGGCCTAGCCGATGTCATGCAGGGGGAGATGCTCGAGTTCCCCGGCAACACCTTCGGGCTTGCCCTCAATCTCGAACGCGACGCGGTAGGCGCGGTCATCCTCGGGGACTACGAGCACCTCACCGAGGGCGATGTCGTCAAGGGCACGGGCCGCATTCTCGAGGTGCCCGTGGGTCCTGAGCTCCTCGGGCGCGTGGTCGACGCGCTCGGCCGCCCGCTCGACGCGCGCGGCGAGATCGCCGCCAAGGCGACGTCGCCGGTGGAGAAGATCGCCCCCGGCGTGGTCGCGCGCCGCTCGGTGACCCAACCCCTGCAGACCGGGATCAAAGCCATCGACGCCATGGTGCCGATAGGGCGCGGCCAGCGCGAGCTCATCATCGGCGACCGCCAGACGGGCAAGACCGCGCTCGCCATCGACGCGATCATCGCGCAGCGCGGCACCGGCGTCACGTGCATCTACGTCGCGGTCGGCCAAAAGGCCTCCAGCGTCGCGGCAGTAGTCCAGCGCCTGAAGGAGACCGGCGCCATAGAGCATACGATCGTGGTGGCGGCGACCGCCGCCGATTCCGCGGCCATGCAGTATCTCGCCCCCTACACGGGTTGCGCCATGGGTGAGTATTTCCGTGACCGCGGGCAGGATGCGCTCATCGTCTACGATGACCTCACCAAGCAGGCCTGGGCCTACCGCCAGATCTCACTGCTTTTGCGCCGGCCACCGGGACGCGAGGCCTATCCGGGCGATGTCTTTTATCTCCATTCCCGGCTCCTCGAGCGCGCCGCGCGCGTGAACGAGGAGTATGTGGAGCGTCAGTCGGGGGTCAAGGGGCGCACCGGCTCGCTCACCGCCCTGCCCATCATCGAGACCCAGGCCGGCGACGTCTCGGCGTTCGTACCGACCAATGTGATCTCGATCACCGATGGCCAGATCTTCCTGGAGACCGATCTCTTCAATTCCGGTGTTCGTCCCGCCATCAACGCCGGTCTGTCGGTCTCGCGGGTCGGCGGGGCGGCGCAGACCAAGATTATGAGAAAGCTGGGTGGAGGGGTGCGCCTGGCGCTTGCCCAGTACCGCGAGCTCGCGGCATTCGCGCAATTCGCATCCGACCTCGACCCGGCGACGCGCAAGCAGATCGATCGCGGGCGGCGGGTCACCGAGCTCATGAAGCAGGCCCAGTACCAGCCGCTGTCGGTAGCCGATATGGCGCTCTCGCTGCTTGCCGCCAATAGCGGAGCGCTTGACGACCTGCCGGTGGAGAAGGTCATCCCGTTTGATTCGGCGCTGCGGGCGGCGGCCCACGCCGCGCATGACGCGGCCTTGAAGGGCATCAACGAGAGCGGTGACTATAACGAGGACGTCATCGCCGCCCTGACGGGCTTCATCCAGCAGTTCAAGGCCCAAGGCGCCTACTGA
- a CDS encoding F0F1 ATP synthase subunit delta — protein MIRDQLAAIARPYARALMAVPGSDRAALLASLEAVAQALSDPAIAALAENPGIPRARLTAALVPDAADQSLVARLIDVLLKNDRLAALPWIAKTFAVLKDEAENRTRATVTTAQPLSESQRERLRTALARRTGHTVELVVETDDRLLAGVIVQHGDMVLDGSIRGRLAALAHALSPI, from the coding sequence GTGATCCGCGACCAGCTGGCGGCGATTGCGCGCCCCTATGCCCGGGCGCTCATGGCGGTGCCCGGGAGCGACCGCGCCGCGCTGCTCGCGTCCCTCGAGGCCGTCGCCCAGGCGCTGTCCGATCCGGCGATCGCGGCGCTCGCCGAGAACCCCGGGATCCCGCGCGCTCGCCTGACCGCCGCACTGGTGCCCGACGCAGCCGACCAGTCGCTCGTGGCGCGCCTCATCGACGTACTGCTGAAAAATGACCGCCTAGCGGCGCTGCCGTGGATCGCGAAGACCTTTGCCGTTTTGAAAGACGAGGCCGAAAACCGCACGCGCGCCACCGTTACCACCGCCCAGCCCTTGAGCGAGTCCCAGCGCGAACGGTTGCGCACGGCGCTCGCCCGGCGCACCGGACATACCGTGGAACTGGTCGTGGAAACCGACGACCGCCTCCTGGCCGGCGTCATCGTCCAGCATGGGGATATGGTCCTCGACGGCTCGATCCGCGGCCGCCTGGCAGCCCTTGCCCATGCGTTAAGCCCTATCTAG
- a CDS encoding F0F1 ATP synthase subunit B, with amino-acid sequence MPISVTLIVQMVTFAVLIVFVKRYLWGPLTAVMERRQKRIADGLAAADQGRKALDDAQRQQDEILAVARERAAEILDHAERRSREIIEEARERARAEGEHAMALARAEAEAEMTRLRERLRADVARLALAGAERIVEREIDRRLHDRLLEEVAGQL; translated from the coding sequence ATGCCGATATCCGTGACCCTCATCGTCCAGATGGTCACCTTCGCGGTGCTCATCGTATTCGTCAAGCGCTACCTCTGGGGGCCGCTTACGGCGGTCATGGAGCGTCGTCAGAAACGCATCGCCGATGGCCTGGCGGCGGCCGATCAGGGCCGCAAGGCGCTCGATGATGCGCAACGCCAGCAAGACGAGATCCTGGCCGTGGCGCGCGAACGTGCCGCCGAGATCCTGGACCATGCCGAGCGACGCTCGCGTGAGATCATCGAGGAGGCCCGCGAGCGCGCCCGCGCCGAAGGCGAGCATGCCATGGCGCTGGCGCGGGCCGAGGCCGAGGCCGAGATGACCCGCCTGCGCGAGCGCCTGCGCGCCGACGTCGCGCGCCTGGCCCTGGCCGGGGCCGAGCGCATCGTGGAGCGCGAGATCGATCGCCGCTTGCACGACCGGCTTCTCGAAGAAGTCGCGGGGCAGTTGTGA
- the atpE gene encoding F0F1 ATP synthase subunit C, with translation MVDPQLASVIGMVFSYTAVAVGIIFAGAALGSALGWGLICSKYIEGIARQPEMLPTLRIQMFITAGLMESFPFIAAAFAMYFTFVNPFEGAAVAAITHVAH, from the coding sequence ATGGTTGATCCGCAGCTTGCGTCGGTTATCGGCATGGTCTTTTCCTACACGGCCGTCGCCGTGGGCATCATCTTCGCGGGGGCCGCCCTGGGCTCAGCCCTCGGCTGGGGCCTCATCTGCTCCAAGTACATCGAGGGCATCGCCCGCCAACCGGAGATGTTGCCGACCTTGCGCATCCAGATGTTCATTACCGCGGGCCTCATGGAGTCGTTTCCGTTCATTGCCGCGGCCTTCGCCATGTACTTCACCTTCGTGAACCCGTTCGAGGGGGCGGCCGTGGCCGCCATCACGCACGTCGCCCATTAA
- the atpB gene encoding F0F1 ATP synthase subunit A, with the protein MSHNAVSFMEDHLRNLTVGHGFWSLHVDTVLIGWVLGAAVVGTGWVIGRRLEEGVPHGIQNVLEALLEFVDDQVRGILPVEDPMVGALAYTVFIWVFLMNAMDLLPVLLLPKLAHVFFGIRHFRSTPTADPYTTLGLALSVFLLTLYYHIKHKGLWGYLKTFLVHPFGPYLFPVNILMTTVDEIAKPLSLGLRLFGNMFAGELVFLLIALLPWWVAWAPGILWSIFHLLIITLQAFIFMVLTIMYLAMAATREGDAH; encoded by the coding sequence ATGAGTCACAATGCCGTCAGCTTCATGGAGGATCATTTACGGAACCTGACCGTCGGTCACGGGTTCTGGAGCCTTCACGTCGACACCGTCCTCATCGGCTGGGTGCTGGGCGCCGCTGTCGTCGGCACCGGTTGGGTCATCGGGCGACGACTGGAGGAGGGCGTCCCCCATGGCATCCAAAATGTCCTCGAGGCGCTCCTCGAGTTCGTCGATGACCAGGTTCGCGGCATCCTCCCCGTCGAGGACCCGATGGTGGGCGCGCTTGCCTACACGGTGTTTATCTGGGTCTTTCTCATGAATGCCATGGACCTTTTGCCGGTGCTGTTGCTGCCGAAGCTGGCGCACGTCTTTTTTGGCATCCGCCATTTCCGTTCGACCCCGACCGCCGACCCCTACACGACCCTGGGGCTTGCCTTGAGCGTCTTCCTCCTGACCCTCTATTACCACATCAAACATAAAGGGCTCTGGGGCTACTTGAAGACCTTCCTGGTCCACCCGTTCGGACCCTATCTGTTCCCGGTCAACATCCTGATGACCACCGTCGATGAGATTGCCAAGCCCTTGAGTCTCGGTTTGCGGTTGTTCGGCAACATGTTCGCCGGTGAGCTGGTGTTTCTGCTCATCGCGCTTTTGCCGTGGTGGGTGGCGTGGGCCCCCGGCATACTGTGGTCCATCTTTCACTTGCTCATCATCACGCTGCAGGCGTTTATCTTCATGGTCCTCACCATCATGTATCTGGCGATGGCGGCGACTCGGGAAGGCGACGCCCACTGA
- a CDS encoding ATP synthase subunit I, whose amino-acid sequence MLWAQISLTFVVAAVAALDAPHHDALARLGAALAGGAVAMLGALLLAYSLARADVTHGPAAAQLWLYGGAVARFVLAIAFLALGLGVFHVSPLPFLIAFGLGQAAFLVPGISSRL is encoded by the coding sequence GTGCTTTGGGCACAAATTTCGCTGACTTTCGTGGTGGCGGCTGTGGCCGCGCTCGACGCCCCGCACCATGACGCCCTCGCGCGCCTGGGCGCGGCGCTGGCCGGGGGCGCGGTCGCGATGCTGGGCGCCTTGTTGCTGGCCTATAGTCTCGCGCGCGCCGACGTGACCCATGGTCCGGCGGCTGCCCAGCTGTGGTTGTACGGGGGCGCGGTCGCGCGTTTCGTGTTGGCAATCGCCTTTTTGGCTTTGGGGCTCGGGGTGTTTCATGTATCCCCGTTGCCGTTTTTGATCGCCTTTGGTTTGGGCCAGGCCGCTTTCCTGGTTCCAGGGATTTCGTCAAGGTTATGA
- a CDS encoding sel1 repeat family protein: MKRWTPGIAGLTLVVLCGHTAHAGLRDLRHAAHSGAPNAELKLGELYQYGVGQPDHLVHALAWYERAAPKSRRAAELARQLTARLTPAERQQAAAWAKPRLGPP; encoded by the coding sequence GTGAAACGATGGACTCCCGGCATCGCCGGCCTTACCCTAGTGGTCTTGTGTGGGCATACGGCGCACGCGGGCCTGCGCGACCTGCGGCACGCGGCCCATAGCGGGGCGCCCAACGCCGAATTGAAGCTGGGTGAGTTGTATCAGTATGGGGTCGGGCAGCCGGACCATCTCGTCCATGCCCTGGCCTGGTATGAGCGTGCCGCCCCGAAGTCGCGGCGTGCGGCCGAACTCGCCCGGCAGCTCACGGCGCGGCTGACCCCGGCCGAGCGCCAGCAGGCGGCGGCGTGGGCCAAACCACGGCTCGGCCCCCCTTAA
- a CDS encoding ParB/RepB/Spo0J family partition protein, with the protein MKEKRPRLGRGLDALFGDGPRPDTLSVSPDAIRTLPIERLQRGRYQPRTHMEPEALNALADSIRAQGIVQPILVREVAGGFEIIAGERRWRAAQIAGLTEVPVIVRDIPDQAVMAVALIENIQREDLNPLEEAAGLKRLQEEFGLTHDEIACHVGRSRAAVTNLLRLLGLAPEVRELLDTRRLEMGHGRALLGIADPTAQTALAREVVAQGLSVRETERRVQRHGRPTPAKAAPDPDVETLERRLTETLGARVRIQARRAGAGRITIDYHSMDELEGLLGRFS; encoded by the coding sequence ATGAAGGAGAAACGCCCCCGGCTCGGACGCGGCCTGGACGCCCTGTTTGGCGATGGCCCGCGTCCCGACACCCTATCCGTGTCGCCAGACGCCATCCGTACCCTGCCGATCGAGCGCCTGCAGCGTGGCCGCTACCAGCCGCGCACGCATATGGAGCCCGAGGCCTTGAACGCACTCGCCGATTCCATCCGTGCACAGGGCATCGTGCAACCGATCCTGGTGCGCGAGGTCGCCGGCGGCTTCGAGATCATCGCTGGGGAGCGCCGCTGGCGTGCCGCGCAGATCGCGGGCCTCACCGAGGTGCCGGTGATCGTACGCGATATACCCGACCAGGCGGTGATGGCCGTCGCCCTGATCGAAAACATCCAGCGCGAGGACCTCAATCCCCTTGAAGAGGCCGCCGGCCTCAAGCGCCTCCAGGAAGAGTTCGGGCTCACGCACGACGAGATCGCCTGCCATGTCGGTCGCTCGCGCGCCGCTGTCACCAACCTCCTGCGCCTCCTGGGGCTTGCCCCGGAGGTGCGCGAGCTGCTCGACACCCGCCGCCTGGAGATGGGACACGGCCGCGCCTTGCTCGGCATCGCCGATCCCACGGCCCAGACGGCCCTGGCGCGCGAGGTGGTCGCCCAGGGCCTGAGCGTCCGCGAGACCGAGCGACGCGTGCAGCGCCACGGCCGTCCGACCCCCGCGAAGGCCGCCCCCGATCCGGATGTCGAGACCTTGGAGCGCCGCCTCACCGAAACCTTGGGGGCGCGCGTACGCATTCAGGCGCGGCGTGCCGGGGCGGGACGCATCACGATCGACTATCATAGTATGGACGAGCTCGAGGGACTGCTCGGCCGATTCTCGTGA
- a CDS encoding ParA family protein: protein MTRIIATANQKGGVGKTTTSINVAAALAEQGRRVLLIDLDPQGNATMGSGAAGTERGLYDVLLGEVEARHAIAPTACGYDMLAAHADLSGAELELAQASQRERRLRQALAPIQDNYDYIYIDCPPALSLLTVNALVAADAVLIPMQCEYYALEGLTALLGTIRRVRGQLNPALTIEGLLRTMFDPRNGLALEVSDQLTRHFGNQLFQTIIPRNVRLAEAPSHGVPVIQYDRSSRGAQAYLALAAEILAREPPPAAGDPPP, encoded by the coding sequence ATGACGCGTATCATCGCCACCGCCAATCAAAAGGGCGGAGTGGGCAAGACCACGACCAGCATCAACGTGGCCGCGGCACTTGCCGAGCAGGGCCGGCGCGTCCTGCTCATCGACCTCGATCCGCAGGGTAATGCCACTATGGGCAGCGGTGCGGCGGGCACGGAACGCGGCTTGTATGACGTCCTGCTCGGCGAGGTCGAGGCCCGGCACGCGATCGCCCCGACGGCGTGCGGCTATGACATGCTGGCGGCGCATGCCGATTTGTCGGGCGCGGAACTCGAGCTCGCCCAGGCCTCGCAGCGCGAGCGGCGTCTGCGCCAGGCGCTCGCCCCCATCCAGGACAACTACGATTACATCTATATCGACTGCCCCCCGGCCTTGAGCCTTTTGACCGTCAACGCCCTCGTGGCCGCCGACGCCGTGCTGATCCCCATGCAGTGCGAATACTACGCCCTGGAAGGACTCACGGCCCTGCTCGGCACCATACGACGCGTGCGCGGCCAACTGAACCCGGCACTGACTATCGAAGGCCTGCTACGCACCATGTTCGACCCCCGCAATGGTCTGGCCCTCGAGGTCTCGGATCAATTGACTCGCCATTTCGGCAACCAGCTCTTTCAGACCATCATACCGCGCAACGTCCGCCTGGCCGAGGCCCCGAGCCATGGTGTCCCGGTGATCCAGTATGATCGCTCGTCACGCGGGGCGCAGGCCTACCTGGCCCTGGCCGCTGAGATTCTGGCGCGCGAACCCCCACCTGCCGCAGGAGACCCACCCCCATGA
- the rsmG gene encoding 16S rRNA (guanine(527)-N(7))-methyltransferase RsmG: MDTESWGRAGERLRTGMQALGLAADAATQARLLSYLETLARWNRVFNLTAIRDPEDMVARHILDSLTILPHLPVGRLLDIGSGAGLPGIPIALLQPQRPVVLLDRSRKRMDFLTEVVARMALTEVVLAHGRVEDHVPEAPYAVITARAFASLSDIALAAGRLLAPGGIIAAMKGALPTEELASVAPPFSVQAVHALHVPGLTAKRHLVALVRDP; the protein is encoded by the coding sequence ATGGACACGGAGTCGTGGGGACGGGCGGGGGAGCGCCTGCGCACCGGTATGCAGGCGCTAGGGCTGGCGGCCGACGCCGCCACGCAGGCACGCCTTCTGTCCTATCTCGAGACCCTGGCGCGCTGGAACCGGGTGTTCAATCTGACGGCCATCCGCGACCCCGAGGACATGGTCGCGCGCCACATCCTAGACAGCCTCACCATCCTACCGCACCTGCCGGTCGGCCGCCTGCTCGACATAGGCAGCGGCGCGGGCCTGCCGGGCATCCCCATCGCGCTGCTGCAGCCGCAACGTCCCGTGGTGCTGCTCGACCGCTCCCGCAAGCGCATGGATTTTCTGACCGAGGTCGTCGCGCGCATGGCCCTCACCGAGGTCGTCCTGGCCCATGGGCGGGTGGAGGACCATGTCCCCGAGGCGCCTTATGCCGTCATTACCGCGCGCGCGTTTGCGAGCCTGAGCGATATTGCGCTGGCCGCCGGCCGCCTGCTCGCCCCGGGCGGCATCATCGCCGCCATGAAGGGCGCGCTCCCGACCGAGGAGCTGGCGTCCGTGGCACCGCCCTTTAGCGTGCAGGCCGTGCACGCCCTGCACGTGCCGGGGCTTACCGCCAAACGCCACCTCGTGGCGCTCGTGCGCGACCCATGA
- the mnmG gene encoding tRNA uridine-5-carboxymethylaminomethyl(34) synthesis enzyme MnmG, whose product MEHEEHYEVIVVGGGHAGTEAALAAARMGRKTLLLTHNIETLGQMSCNPAIGGIGKGHLVREIDALGGAMGYCADAAAIQCRTLNARKGPAVRATRVQADRVLYKAAVRRVLEHQPNLHIFQQAVDDLVVEGRAVAGVVTQMGLVMRARTVVLTTGTFLAGLIHVGQSRHAGGRAGEPPARALAERLRALPLRVGRLKTGTPPRIDGRTIDFSVLEAQAGDEPAPYFSYAEPARPPQVACHITQTSEETHAIVRAALDRSPLYTGAIEGTGPRYCPSIEDKVVRFADKVSHQIFLEPEGLDTPEIYPNGISTSLPFDAQWRLVRSIPGLHKAVLTRPGYAIEYDYFDPRDLKPSLETQALEGLFFAGQINGTTGYEEAAAQGLLAGINAALAARAEGAWWPGRHEAYLGVLVDDLITQGLTEPYRMFTSRAEHRLLLREDNADERLAEVAHRLGLIGDARYREIRAREQAVSREQARLRSAFVRPGDPAVAARLGQELTRESSLFDLLKRPGVRYNDIIEMAPSEAALTDAKAARQLEVSVKYAGYIVRQGDEIARRAHHEGMVLPEDLDYQGIRGLSTEVRQRLARHRPATLGQAARLPGVTPAAVSLLLVHLKRIRA is encoded by the coding sequence ATGGAGCACGAGGAACATTACGAGGTCATTGTGGTGGGCGGCGGCCATGCCGGTACGGAGGCCGCGCTCGCCGCAGCGCGCATGGGGCGCAAGACCCTGTTGCTGACGCACAACATCGAGACCCTGGGCCAGATGTCCTGCAACCCGGCGATCGGCGGGATCGGCAAGGGGCATCTGGTGCGTGAGATCGATGCCCTGGGCGGCGCCATGGGGTACTGCGCCGATGCCGCCGCCATCCAGTGCCGCACCCTGAACGCACGCAAGGGCCCGGCGGTGCGCGCCACGCGCGTGCAGGCCGACCGGGTACTCTACAAGGCCGCTGTGCGTCGCGTCCTCGAGCACCAGCCGAACCTCCACATCTTCCAGCAGGCGGTCGACGATCTCGTGGTCGAGGGGCGCGCGGTCGCGGGGGTCGTCACCCAGATGGGCCTCGTCATGCGCGCCCGCACCGTCGTGCTGACCACCGGCACGTTCCTGGCAGGCCTCATCCATGTGGGCCAGAGCCGGCACGCCGGGGGGCGCGCGGGCGAGCCCCCGGCGCGTGCCCTCGCCGAGCGGCTACGCGCCCTGCCGTTGCGGGTGGGGCGCCTAAAGACCGGCACCCCCCCGCGCATCGACGGCCGCACCATCGATTTTTCGGTCCTGGAGGCGCAGGCCGGCGATGAACCGGCCCCCTATTTCTCCTATGCCGAGCCGGCGCGGCCCCCTCAGGTCGCCTGCCATATCACCCAGACGAGCGAAGAGACCCACGCGATCGTGCGCGCGGCCCTCGACCGGTCCCCGCTCTATACGGGGGCCATCGAAGGGACCGGCCCGCGCTACTGCCCGTCCATAGAGGACAAGGTCGTGCGGTTCGCCGATAAGGTCTCGCATCAGATCTTTCTCGAGCCCGAGGGGCTGGATACCCCCGAGATCTACCCCAACGGCATTTCCACCAGCCTCCCGTTCGATGCCCAGTGGCGCCTGGTGCGCTCCATACCCGGCCTGCACAAGGCGGTACTGACGCGTCCCGGCTATGCCATCGAATACGACTACTTCGATCCGCGCGACCTGAAGCCCTCGCTGGAGACCCAGGCCCTGGAGGGACTGTTCTTCGCCGGCCAGATCAATGGAACGACCGGCTATGAGGAGGCCGCCGCGCAGGGTCTCCTGGCGGGCATCAACGCCGCGCTCGCGGCGCGCGCGGAGGGTGCCTGGTGGCCCGGCCGCCACGAGGCCTATCTCGGGGTGCTGGTGGACGACCTCATCACCCAGGGCCTGACCGAACCGTACCGCATGTTCACCTCCCGAGCCGAACACCGGCTCTTGTTGCGCGAAGACAATGCCGACGAGCGCCTGGCCGAGGTCGCGCATCGTCTGGGGCTCATCGGTGATGCCCGCTATCGCGAGATCCGCGCCCGCGAGCAGGCCGTGTCCCGCGAGCAGGCACGCCTGCGCTCGGCGTTCGTGCGCCCCGGCGATCCGGCGGTGGCCGCGCGTCTCGGTCAGGAGCTGACGCGCGAAAGCTCCCTGTTCGACCTCCTCAAGCGCCCCGGCGTACGCTATAACGACATCATCGAGATGGCGCCTTCCGAGGCGGCGCTCACGGACGCCAAGGCCGCGCGTCAGCTTGAGGTTTCGGTCAAGTATGCGGGATATATCGTGCGCCAGGGCGACGAGATCGCGCGCCGTGCCCACCACGAGGGAATGGTTTTGCCGGAGGACCTGGATTATCAAGGGATACGCGGCCTATCCACCGAGGTCCGCCAGCGGCTGGCGCGTCACCGGCCGGCGACCCTCGGTCAGGCGGCGCGCCTGCCCGGGGTCACGCCGGCGGCGGTGTCGCTGTTGCTCGTCCACCTGAAACGGATACGGGCCTAA